The genomic DNA AAATGACAGCACCAGTGCGACCGCGGACGCCGTTACTCCTGATGGGAACGTGAATGCCTTGAAATAGGCGGCAGTTTCGAGGGACAGCGTTACCACGAGCCCCATCACGATCGAGGTCATGGCTCCCATGCGGGTTGCGCCTTCCCAGTTGAGACCGACTGCCAGTGCCGGCACCAGTGTGGATGCGAACAATCCCCACCCGAAAATTCCAAGGAATGCGACCATGGATCCCGAGTGCTGGGCGATCAACGATGCCGCTATGGCAATCACAACCGTCGCCGCGCGTCCCCATGCCAGCTCGTTCCTGAGCCGCCGGCCAAATGCAATCGGCAGGTCGTGGGTGACGACCGCAGCGCCGATATTGATGAACGAATTGACCGTGCTCATTGTCGCCGCCGCTACTCCCGAAAACACGAGGGCAGCGAGCAGCAATGGCGTCGCGTTCAGAAGAAGGCTTGGCGTCGCCTGGTCCGGCGCCGATAATGCAGCCATCTTGCCGCTCGTGACAAATGCTTTCACACCGACCCCGACGCTGAAATAGAGCAGCAGCACAAGAACGAGTCCGAGGGTCTTGAGCAGCGGATACCATTTCAGCTGTAACGGATCGCGCAACATGTAGTACTTGTGGACTCCCTGCGGCTGCCCGAGAGAGCCCATCGCGAACACGAAGAAGAACGAAAGTGCCGCGACCGGTGTGAGCTTGCCCCAGGGTGAGAGAAACGTTGGATCGGACGTGAGAATCGTTCGCGAGATTTCTCCCATCCCTCCGCCGAAATCCAGAATGAACAGGAAGACGAGCACCGAAGCCAGCGCCATCAGCGTTCCCTGAAACACATCGTTGTAGATCCCCGCCAGAATTCCTCCGGCAACGGAGTACGCGAGAGTTACACTCATTCCGAGCCAGATGCCCCATCCGAGGCCTACCCCGAAGATCGCGTTGATCACCACACCCATGGCAAGAGCATTAGTGGCCATGTAGCCGACAATTCCAATGAGAATTGCAACTCCCGAAAGTCCCTGCGCCCCCTTGGATCGGTAACGCGCGCCAATCGCGTCGGGGACGGTCAACAGTCCGCGCGCTTCGCCAAGCAATCGCATCCGCTTCGCCAGAACCCAGGCTCCCATGACGTTCGTAACCGAGGCCGGAAGGACGATGAACATCGCTCCGAGCCCGACAGCGTACATCAGTCCGGGGCCGCCGATGAAAGCAAATCCTGAGACCGAGGTCGACACGGATGCCACTGTCAAAGCGATCAGGCCAATCCCCTGCCCAGCCACGAAAAAATCGCTTGCCGTCTTCGTTCGCCGCGATGCCCAGATGCTGATGCCGATAATTACGGCAAAGTAGGCTATGCCAACAGCAATCACCTGCGGTTGTGCGATTTTCGGCAGCGCCGCCTGGAGAAGAGCGAACGCAATCATTTCAGGATCGTCCGGCGCCGGATGCGCTTACCACCTCGTTGGTGCCCGACGCGCTTTTGGCGCTTGCCCTGTCCGCAGTCGCTGCTGCAGCCGCATAGAGCTGGCCGAGTTGTCTCACCTTCTCCACATCCTCTGCGGCTAGAGTCTGCGTCTCGAATGTCAGCGCATACGCTACCGGCAACACAACCACCGGCATCAAGCCAATGCCGTAAATGATGAGTGCAGCTCGCGCAGGGAGACCCAGCCAGAGAGTGCTTCCAGGCCCTTCATTCGCCGGTAGGCCCAATGCCAGACAGAAGCCGACTGTCAGCGTCACGATCACGAATGCGAAGGGAATCGCGAGACGGCCGACTCCGCCCCGCTCTCGCGCTGCGCCGAGCACCATGATTCCGCCGAGTGCACCCGGAATTCCGAGCGCAAGAAGCCACGGCGCCCAGCCTGGCGCTCCATCCGGCATGAACGCGGACCCATACGCTACAGCAATCGCGCAGGTCGCCAGAATGATTATCAGACGGGCAATTCTCTTCGTCGCGTTGTCCCGGAGCCACACTGAGGATCTCACGCGCCGTTAACCCAGCGGACAACCCGAGGCCCGCAACGGGCAACCACAACTGGTACGGGTACGGTTACCAGGTCACGGGCAGCGGGTAGCGGCTGACAGGTCAGTTCAGTCGCCCATGCTAATGCCCATCTCCCGCGCCGTTTGCACAACATCGTGCTCGGGATCTACCCGCTTGAGATCCTTCAGCACCTCGGTCAATGGCACCGTCACAATGTGGGGGGACTGAAGCGCGACCATCTCACCCCACGCCTCGTTCTCGACCGCGCGCACCGCTGCCGCCCCAAACCGCGTCGCCAGCAGTCGATCGTACCCCGTAGGAACTCCGCCACGCTGCAGGTGCCCTAGCACCAGCGACCGGCATTCCTTGTCAGTCCGGTCGTGAATCTCCTGCATCAGCCGCTCGGCCACCGCCCGTGAGCGCCAGCCATGCCGTCTCTCCCCGATCGGCGGCTCCTCGACGGCTGTCCGATCCTTCGATACTGCTCCTTCGGCAACCACGACAATCGAGAAGAAGCGGCCGGCCCTGTCACGCGACGTGATCTTCTCGCACACTTTCCCGATATCGTAGGGAATCTCGGGAATCAGAATTACGTCGGCTGATGCCGCGACTCCCGAATGGAGAGCGATGAATCCTGCGTCACGGCCCATCACCTCGATCACCATCACGCGATCGTGGCTCTCCGCGGTAGTGTGAAGCTTGTCGATCGCCTCGATTGCCGTGTTGACCGCCGTGTCGAACCCGAATGTCGTGATCGTGCAGCACACGTCGTTGTCGATCGTCTTGGGCACAGCGACGATTTTCATCCCCTTTTCCACGAGCTCCTGAGCGATCGTGAGCGTGCCGTCTCCGCCGATTGCGATGAGCGCATCGATGCCGTGTTTCCTGGCGTTCTCGATCACATCGTCGGACCTGTCGACCTCCGTGTAGCTCCCGTCGGGACCCCGGACGCGTAGATGAAACGGATTTCCGCGATTCGTGGTCCGCAGAATCGTCCCGCCCATGTGGCCGATTCCCCGAACGGACTCACGCGTTAATGGCTCGACCTCGCCGTCTTCCAGAAGACCATTGAACCCGTGCTTGATCCCGAGTACCTCCCAACCCCGGTCGCTCGCCGCCAGGACAGCTGCACGAATAACCGCGTTGAGACCAGGCGCGTCGCCACCGCCAGTTAGCAGTCCTATGCGCATTCGATGATCAAAGGATGCTTCATGCTCCACCTTTCGGCGTTTTCTCCGACTCGAACCGGATTTGCGGAAGAGCCTCGGACGGATTCGGCGATCCCAGCGTGGCCGACTTGGGGGCAGGAGGCAATCCGGCTCCCTCCGGCGTCGGCGCGGCTACCGAATCGTCGGCGCGCCGGAAAAACGCGCTCAGCATCTCGATCGGCAGCGGAAAGATCGTCGTTGAGTTGTTCTCGGCCGCGATTTCCGTCACCGTCTGGAGGTAGCGCAGCTGCAGTGATGCGGGCTGGCTCGCGAGCATGCGCGCCGCCTGGGCGAGAGTCTCCGAGGCCTGCAGCTCCCCCTGGGCATTGATCACCTTTGCGCGGCGCTCGCGCTCTGCCTCGGCCTGCTTCGCAATGGCACGGCGCATTCCCTCGGGGAGCAGCACGTCCTTGACTTCCACGGCCGAGATCTCGATACCCCAGAAATCCGTGCGCTCATCGAGGATCTGCCTGAGCAGATCGTTCACCTTGCGGCGGTCCTGGAGTAGCTCGTCAAGCTCCACTTGGCCGAGCACCGAAAGCAGCGTCGTCTGGGCCAGCTGCCCGGTGGCGTAGATGTAGTCCTGAATCTCTATGATCGCGAGCATCGGATCGGCCACGCGAAAATAGAGAACCGCGTTGACCTTAGCCGAGATGTTGTCGCGGGTGATGACATCCTGAGCCGGAATGTCGACGGCGACAACACGCAGGGATACTCGCTTCATCCGCGCGAAGCCCAGGGGAACGAAGGAGACACCCGGCCCTTTCGTGTCCACATATCTGCCGAGGAAGAACATCACCCCCCGCTCGTACTGGTTGAGCACACGGAGGCTGGAGAGGATATAACCGGCAATTACCCCAAGCGGGATCAGAAAGAATTCCATAGCCGACGACCTGTGGCGAGAGAATGGCCAGGGGCAGAATCGAACTGCCGACACGCGGATTTTCAGAGCCCGATAATGACCTTGCGTAGCGTAGTTCCAGTTGCATGGAGTTCGTGCTAACGCCGTGATCTATAACGGTTTCCAAGGCTCCCGAGTTTCCGTTAGTTTCGTTTCTTCGTCGTTGTTGTCCGAGGATTTTCTTGTTTTGAGGACTTTTTCAGGACCTTTTATCGGAGCGGCCTTCAGTGATATCTGATTCCGCCGTGCTTGAATGTAAGGTGATGTAGGGCCAGGAATCGACCGTCTCCGCAAGACGGGTCGAGCATTCTGTCATTGTCTGACTTGACCGCCCATTTCACAAGGGCACGCACGGGGTCCGCCGGCGTGAAATACGCACCAGTATTCTTTTGTTGCTCGCTCTGACGAATCTTTCTTACCGGAATCATGTTGAGCCGAAGTGCAAAAAAGTAGATGGACGATATCACGGAACTCGTCCAAAGATATGCTAGCCGGTAAGATCATGAGCTTCTTTCTGGCAAGTCTAGGCTCGCGTGGTTATGCGCGCCAGTTCCACTTCTCGCTTACGCGCTTCCTTTTCTCGTTCAGGTGAGGCTTCGTGGCTCGCGCGTTCGGAGATTCTCGCTGCGCATCTGACACAAGGTCGTCGTACGCTCTGATAAGTACACCGACAACGTCATGTGCTGCAAGCTGATCAAACCGCGTGCGCGCAAGCGGCCTCATTCACGTGCTTCGCAAACACTCTCCGCATCGACTAGGTCTGTCGATGCGCGTCCAATCGGTCTGTGTGTGGCGGCAAAGCGATCGTACCGGACAGGGGGGAGATGTGACACTGGCGTGCGCGATGCGGAACTCGGCTGCGGGGGCCGCAATACAGGGGGTGGACTGGTGCGCAAACGACTCAACATATCGGTAACGGCACGTTCTAGTTGAGCATCTCTTCCGGCCAAATAGGCCACGGGATCGAAGTCCACGTGGATGTTCGGTAGAACGCCCTGCCCCTCAATGATTGCTAGGGGCCTGCCGTTCTCTAGTGCCCACCCGAGGTAGTTCGGGATCATTATCGATCCACCATCAACCAGTGTGTGCCCACAACAGCCACCAATTACACCACCCTCTGTAGCCGAACCAACCACAGGGCCAAGCTTGTAATCTTTGAAACCGTAGCAAAACTCCTCGGCGTTCGATCCACTCGAGCCGTCGCAAAGAAGCGACTTAAGCCCACCAAAACCCCAGCTCTGACGAGTCCATGACTCTCCATAGCGAGGTTTGTGGAAAATGCGTGGTGGGTTTGCCAACTGTAAGAGGAACGATTCGGCGATTGAACCACCGCCGTTGTTACGCACGTCGAAAATGATTCCGCTTGCGTCGCGACTTGAGTAGTAGTACTTGCCGATCTGTTCCAGTCCCTCCCTCATCATGGTTGGAAGGTGCACATAAGTAATCCGCCCACCGCTACGTTTCTCGACGAATTTTCTGCGCGTTTCGGTCCATGCTGCATGGCGGAGCTTCGACTCGTCGCCGAGCGCTTTTACAACTATTTCCTGCGCGCCAACGTCGGTCGGAGCACTGTTGATGAGTAGCTTAACCTCACTATTCCCTTTCCCGACGAGATATTGATTTAGATCAGCGTTGGGCCGCGGCCTTTCTCCATCTATACCGACGATATAGGAACCGGGGTGCACACCAAGCCCCGGTGCTAAAAGGGGTGACCGCTGACGGGGGTCGAAAGGATCGCCCGAAAGGAGCCGAACAATCTTGAACGCCCCGACACCCGGAACAGCCCTGAAGTCGCCGCCGAGAAAACCCATAGGTTTTCCCACAGGAGGTGGTGTAATATCACCTCCTTGCACTCTTGCATGGCTGGTCCGCAACTCCGCGAGAAGATCCTGCAGGACGCGGGTAACATCTTCGCGCGTTGATAAAGCGGGAACTTGCGCAACATACTTTCGAACTACCCCGCCCCAGTCGAGCCCTCGCATACTTGGATCGTAGAAGTATCTCCGAATCGCGCGGCCGGCATCCTCAATTATCTGCCGCCACTCGGCCTTTTGGTCGACAACGATGGTCGCTGAATCGAAGGACACTGCGATAACAGCGGAATCTCGCTTCTCCTTCGTGGGATCAATTAGAGTGAAGGTTCCGGGTGCCGTGCGCACCAAAACGTGCCGCCCATCGGTCGCTACTCGATAATCTCCGGCTATGTTGAGCGGTGTTAGTTTCTGTTCGGCCAAATTGAAAGCGGAGAGGCCAGACTGGCCGCCAAGTAGAATTGTGCCGTACACCGCATCGATTCGGTCGTAGTCGCCTGTGGGTAGCGGCAGGTCAACGGCTCGCGTAGCAATCCCGTCTAGGTCAACTATCGTCATTCTGGGCGACGCGCTGCCCGCGCGATTCGTCGTCGCTTTTCGAGGAAAGCGGGTGTCGCGGCGGAGCGTTAAGAGCGAAACCCTCGTCGTCGACGCGTAGAACGGAAGCACTGTATTAGGATCGCGGCGTCCGTTGTATTCCCGATCAGCGAGGAAGTAGAGGTAATCTCCGCCGGGATCGAACACAGGTGAAAAACTATTTACGCCGCGCGGCGTGATCCGTGTGCGCGAACGGGTTACGACATCAAAGAGATAGATCGATTGCCGATCATTAGTATCCCACTTAGCGTACGCTAAAAACCGACTGTCAGGGCTGAAACGGTACGATGAATTGACAGAGCTATAAGACCCGCTCTCTGGGTTTACGGCCTGATCAACGACAGTTGCCGTGCCGGAACCTACGTCAATCAGTAAGACCCGCAGTTCATGATCGCCCCCTGCTAGCCATTTTCCGTCAGGACTCCAAACGAGAGACGCGAGAGGGCCGGCTTTCCCATTCGTAACCTGCCGTGCGAGTGCGCCTGGTTGCGCGTCCTGAATCCAAATTTCCTCATCCCCGCTTGCATCCGAAACAAACGCGATTCTTTTTCCGTCCGGGGAAAACACCCCATTTTCCGCGCGGCTGCCGGGAACAGAATGAATGACACCGAAGGATTTGCCATTGATGTCAGCGCTAACCAGCTGACCTCGTGTTGATACGAGTATTTTGTCCAAGTTTGGCGACACGTCGAAGGAGCGTACGCCGCTATTGACGGGCACGACTCTTCTTGCCGAGACTGTCCAGTCGCGCAAATGGAAGGCCGGTCTTGCTACGACACTGGTACGCGTATCCAGAATGTGGACTGCGCCTGCTTGAGCGAAGATGACGAAGCCCTCGTCACAACCGAGGGACGTGACCGGGTGATCAGTAAACTTTGTTAACGCTCGAGCGACACCCGTCGATACGTTGAGCTCGAATAAATTCGCGGCCCCGTTTCGCTCCGAAATGAAATAAAGGCCACTCTGTGACCAACATGGCGATGTATCAACTCCGGAGAATCTCGTCAGCTTCCGAAAGGTGTGGCGATTTGTGTCGGCAATCCAAATGTCGCCGGCTTGTCCTCCTCTGTAGCCGAACGTAAGTCGATTGTAGGTGGGCGGAACGTACGCTATCCGTCTCTTATCGGGCGCCGCGGACGCAAGACTTATCGGCGGAAGAGGCAGTCCTTCGGGTGCGCCGCCGCTCGTGTCGACCGCATACAGTCGGAAAGTCGGTTCGTCGTTTTCGCGCGCCGAGCGATACAACACCCGGCTACCGTCAGCCGTCCAACCTTGAACGGCAACGCCATAGGGGTCGAAGGTGAGGCGCCTCGCGACGCCACCGTCGACCGACATCAGGTAGACCTCCGGCGACCCGTCTGCTTGACCTGTGAACGCGACTGTTTTTCCGTCCGGAGAAAACCGAGCGTCCGTTTCGTTCCCGGGCAGTGTTGTCAATCGTTTTGCGTCGCCGCCCGTTGCGGTACCAATCCACAAGTCGCCCGCTGCGCTAAATACGACGCGACCCCCGCGGATGTCAGGTTGTCGCAGGTATGGGGATGACGGGGAAACTTGCGCGCTCGTTTGAACGACCGTCGCAAGTAGCGTAACAAGTCCCAAGCCAACTTGGGTCAATCGCCTCATCGGTCGCGGCTCGACGCACAACCCGATGCATAAAGAACGCGACACTTACCGACCAATCCAGTAGGTAGCTTTGAGAAGGAACACGTTGGCGGGAACGTCTCGGAATATTGCGCGTGTGTCCCTTGCAACGTTGAGTGATGGAGTAAGACCTGAGCCCGCGCGGCGTTGTTGCCACACGAGATACAGCGTAGAGCCTGGGCGGTATTCCCAGCGCACTACCGCGTTGCCACGGAGACTGCGGGTTGAACCGTCTAGCGCTTCCGCGAAGTTCGATGGGGTCGCCGCGAATTCAAACGACCTACTGCGGGTAAGCCGGATGCTGTGATCGTAATCTTCAGCAACTATCAGCGGTTGTGCGAATAATTGCGCCGATAGCGATGGCGTAAGTGTCCAGTCGACTCGAACTGTTGCCCCTGCGACCCTTTGATCAAGCGGACTGAATATGTAGCTGGTGCCGAAGTTGCCGGTCTCACTCGCATCGGGTACAGCCGTCACGTATTGAGCGGGACTTACGACGTGCGCTGTGTTCAGCCCAATCGAGAAGCGCGCGGATTCGTTGGGGCGAGCGTTGAGAGTTACGTCAAGTCGGCGAGTACGTCCGCCGGTCCGGTCATTAGCGAGGCCGATACCTCCCGACAGAGCGAACGGCTGCCGGAAGTCCGTGCCGAAATTAAGAACTCCGTCGATACCTCGCGGTTTGCGGGCAATCGGTCCACCGCGCGTTAGTTCATCGTCCAGACTACCAGGACGGAGTGTAATTCTGCCGCCGAACGGCCAGTAGCTGGACAATAGTGCGCCGAAGCCGAGCGACCAACCGTTCTCCACCACGGCGCCTCCGTAATTCCACTGGTGTCCCGTGAACGCGTTAATGTTCCACGCGCGGAGTACGCCGCGGGGGGCGTCCTGCTTATAAGTGACGTAATTCGAAAGTGAGTGAACGTCGCCGCGCCGGAGAAATCCAAGATCGTTCGCTTCGAAGCCGGGGCTGCGTGTTTCGAATGCGACCGACCCAATCCAGTTTTCGCCTGCCGCGCGAGTCACGCTTGCCGCGCCAGCTATTCCCGATAGCGATGTGCGATCCGGATCGAACTTTACATGGGTGGCATCGGGCCGCTGGAAATAGTGTGTGCTTGAAAGCTGCGTTGACCTGAGCGACTCTGCTGTACCGGCCACCTTGGACCCAACTAGGTAGCCGTCAAATACCCATGACCGACGCTGCCAGAAGTGCGTCGCATCTAAGCCAAAAAGTTGCGCACGATCTCGGAGAGCGGCCTTGGTTGCAGGGCTTTCGTCGAAGCGGTTAACGAACGTGGCGATTCCACCGACTGACGTTTCACCTTCTCTTAGTTCGCGCTTGGCACGGATGACGGAATAATTCGTAAGCGGTTCAACTTGGATGCGATCTCGTGTGCCAGTTCGAAACCTTGCCGTCTCCTCAACGCCGATGGCGTTAAGAACTCCAACCGACCAACCTGACGCGAGGCGACCACTCAGCTTGAATGCGCCGGCGATGGCTGTCTGCTCGGGGACAACCATCTCTACTTCTTCCGCTGTCGACGGAATGACTTGGGGCGACCGTCCGATCCGTCGCGAGTAAAACGGCTGGAGATCCTCCAGTTGGCCGAAGGCCTTCAATTGTGCGAACGCAAAGACGTCTGCACCTTCAACGAAGAACGGCCTTTTTTCGGGGAAGAATGTTTCAAACGCGGTCAGGTTCACGACCGCCGGATCAACCTCGACTTGGCCGAAATCCGGATTCAACGCTCCAGTTAGTGACAGCTCGCTCGTCAGAGCAACCCTGCCATCCAGCCCCATTCGCTGGCTTCTACCTTCGGGCTTCCGGGCAACACTAGCATAGGGGACAAGACTTAATCCTCGACTGCGTGGCAGCGACGTTGATAATGCGAGGTGCGCGTATCTGTCCACACCTGCACGTTCTTTCTTGGGCGTAAATGAAAAGACGTCCCGTTCCTGTTTGCGGAAAATGAATCGCTCGAGTTGGATTCCCCATCCATCTTCCACATTCCGCGAGTACTGGAGCTCCGACAACGGGATGCGTAGTTCAGTCGTCCAGCCTTGCGAGTCTACCACAGCAGCAGCGAACCAGACTGCGTCCCAAGACGCATCTTGGTCACCGTTGGAGCGCACGACAAAGTCTCCACGTGCTCCTGACGCTGCGACTCTAAAACCAACCGCTGTCAGGTGATCATGACGCGGATCAATGTAGACCGTGAAGTAGTCTGATTGCGGCTCGTCGTCGCGGCGCGCTAAGCGGCGCGTTATTAGCGCGGCAGAATCGTCCCACATGCGAGCGCCCACGTATATCGCATCGGATCCCAACAGCACGCGGACTTCAGTTCGCTGCGTAGCGGCGCGCCCCTCCTTCGGATCTAGCTGAGTGAACGCCGTAGCAGCCGTTGCAGCAGTCCAATCCGTTTCATTCAAGACGCCATCGACGTCAATCCTGCCGCGAACTCGCCCGGCATCGAGCGTTCGCGAAGACGCCAGTGTCGGAGTCGGGGATTCCTTCGGCAGCGATTCCTGAGCGTGAACTACGGGAGTGTAAACATTACAAAGGAGTGCGGAACTAACCGCGACGCGAAAGCGTCGACGCGTCTCAAGGGTTGCAATTTGTATTGCGTTTCGAAACAACCAAATCATCGGGCCTCAAAGTGCGAAACGATGCGAGGGAACCTTCCGCGATCATCATTTCGACACCACTGACTTAGTTGTTGTCACAGCGCGTGTGCGCGGGCCAGCTACGTTTCTTGCACCATTGCAGCACGGTACGATCCTTATTTCCTGAATAACTGGCTCATGAATGCGAGCTCGAAGAGTACGACCAACACAGGGCCCTGAGGCTGCGATCCATTCGTGAGCTTGATGTATAAAAGCCCCAGAATCATTCCGCAGGTTGGCAAGAGCCGTAAGTGTCCGGAGCGCGCTAAACTCAGCGCCCGGCATTGAGCCTTGGGGTAATGAGATTCAGGCCGCCGATCAACAACAACGCGAATCCGGAACCCACAAACCAGATGGCCGGTAACTACAGCTCGCTATAAGTCAACAAACGTAACGCCTGGGTGAATAACGAGATCGCGCCGATGATCCAACCTGCGAGACGCTGCAGCTGTTGAGCACGCATTCGTTACGCCTCCTTTTCGCGTCGCGTAGCTTGCGGGGTTTAGTCATCACGCGCAGGACAGTCTGCGCATCAGCCTTCTAGTAGCTCCGCTCAAGACAGCGCAGATCTCCCCATCCGCGGGCGAGCGCGACGTCTTGAGCTGGCAAATGTTTCGCTCAGCGCTCCACCTGCGACGGTACGGACGGAAGTCGCCGCCCTCGAGCTCGCTTGCCTCAGCAGCTCTCCCGACGGCGACACGTTGCCTTCCAGCAACCGGACCATGCTCGTCGAAGCAAATGCGAGCGTCGGTGGAGGCATTCGCGGCAGTCCGCGCTCTCGGGCTCTCAGTGTCGATTCAACGCTTTGACGGTACTCGTGCGGCAGCACGCGCCCTTACTTCGCCCACCAAGATACGCGCGATCGATCTTAGAGCTGGCGACCGGTCAGTTTCAGCAATCCGCTCCAGCTGCTGCAGTGCCTCTTTGTCATCGCGCTGGGAAAGCATTGCTAGCACTGTCTTGCGGAGTTCATCCTCTGAAAGGCCGTCTGCAAGACGTCCGAGTTCGCCCGAAGGTAGCCCTGCTTCCGCGCCAAGCAGAAGTGCGATCTTGCGCTCGTTTAGCCTGAAGCGTAACTGGCGGGAGACTGCAGCGAGCCACCTAGCATTATCCAAAGTTCGATTCTGCGAAATGGCCGTCAAAATCGCTTGGCGAATGTCCGGCTCCGGGCTTTGTTCGAACAGTCCCTTCAACGCGTCTAAGTCTGCTTTCCTTCCTCTCTCTGAGAGGAGAATAATCGCTGTACCTCGAGACTTTACGGCAAGGGTCACATCATTGACATATCGGAATAACACTGCGCGCGCCTGT from Gemmatimonadaceae bacterium includes the following:
- a CDS encoding ATP-dependent 6-phosphofructokinase, with amino-acid sequence MRIGLLTGGGDAPGLNAVIRAAVLAASDRGWEVLGIKHGFNGLLEDGEVEPLTRESVRGIGHMGGTILRTTNRGNPFHLRVRGPDGSYTEVDRSDDVIENARKHGIDALIAIGGDGTLTIAQELVEKGMKIVAVPKTIDNDVCCTITTFGFDTAVNTAIEAIDKLHTTAESHDRVMVIEVMGRDAGFIALHSGVAASADVILIPEIPYDIGKVCEKITSRDRAGRFFSIVVVAEGAVSKDRTAVEEPPIGERRHGWRSRAVAERLMQEIHDRTDKECRSLVLGHLQRGGVPTGYDRLLATRFGAAAVRAVENEAWGEMVALQSPHIVTVPLTEVLKDLKRVDPEHDVVQTAREMGISMGD
- a CDS encoding slipin family protein, coding for MEFFLIPLGVIAGYILSSLRVLNQYERGVMFFLGRYVDTKGPGVSFVPLGFARMKRVSLRVVAVDIPAQDVITRDNISAKVNAVLYFRVADPMLAIIEIQDYIYATGQLAQTTLLSVLGQVELDELLQDRRKVNDLLRQILDERTDFWGIEISAVEVKDVLLPEGMRRAIAKQAEAERERRAKVINAQGELQASETLAQAARMLASQPASLQLRYLQTVTEIAAENNSTTIFPLPIEMLSAFFRRADDSVAAPTPEGAGLPPAPKSATLGSPNPSEALPQIRFESEKTPKGGA
- a CDS encoding PDZ domain-containing protein → MWIGTATGGDAKRLTTLPGNETDARFSPDGKTVAFTGQADGSPEVYLMSVDGGVARRLTFDPYGVAVQGWTADGSRVLYRSARENDEPTFRLYAVDTSGGAPEGLPLPPISLASAAPDKRRIAYVPPTYNRLTFGYRGGQAGDIWIADTNRHTFRKLTRFSGVDTSPCWSQSGLYFISERNGAANLFELNVSTGVARALTKFTDHPVTSLGCDEGFVIFAQAGAVHILDTRTSVVARPAFHLRDWTVSARRVVPVNSGVRSFDVSPNLDKILVSTRGQLVSADINGKSFGVIHSVPGSRAENGVFSPDGKRIAFVSDASGDEEIWIQDAQPGALARQVTNGKAGPLASLVWSPDGKWLAGGDHELRVLLIDVGSGTATVVDQAVNPESGSYSSVNSSYRFSPDSRFLAYAKWDTNDRQSIYLFDVVTRSRTRITPRGVNSFSPVFDPGGDYLYFLADREYNGRRDPNTVLPFYASTTRVSLLTLRRDTRFPRKATTNRAGSASPRMTIVDLDGIATRAVDLPLPTGDYDRIDAVYGTILLGGQSGLSAFNLAEQKLTPLNIAGDYRVATDGRHVLVRTAPGTFTLIDPTKEKRDSAVIAVSFDSATIVVDQKAEWRQIIEDAGRAIRRYFYDPSMRGLDWGGVVRKYVAQVPALSTREDVTRVLQDLLAELRTSHARVQGGDITPPPVGKPMGFLGGDFRAVPGVGAFKIVRLLSGDPFDPRQRSPLLAPGLGVHPGSYIVGIDGERPRPNADLNQYLVGKGNSEVKLLINSAPTDVGAQEIVVKALGDESKLRHAAWTETRRKFVEKRSGGRITYVHLPTMMREGLEQIGKYYYSSRDASGIIFDVRNNGGGSIAESFLLQLANPPRIFHKPRYGESWTRQSWGFGGLKSLLCDGSSGSNAEEFCYGFKDYKLGPVVGSATEGGVIGGCCGHTLVDGGSIMIPNYLGWALENGRPLAIIEGQGVLPNIHVDFDPVAYLAGRDAQLERAVTDMLSRLRTSPPPVLRPPQPSSASRTPVSHLPPVRYDRFAATHRPIGRASTDLVDAESVCEARE
- a CDS encoding DUF5916 domain-containing protein; translation: MIWLFRNAIQIATLETRRRFRVAVSSALLCNVYTPVVHAQESLPKESPTPTLASSRTLDAGRVRGRIDVDGVLNETDWTAATAATAFTQLDPKEGRAATQRTEVRVLLGSDAIYVGARMWDDSAALITRRLARRDDEPQSDYFTVYIDPRHDHLTAVGFRVAASGARGDFVVRSNGDQDASWDAVWFAAAVVDSQGWTTELRIPLSELQYSRNVEDGWGIQLERFIFRKQERDVFSFTPKKERAGVDRYAHLALSTSLPRSRGLSLVPYASVARKPEGRSQRMGLDGRVALTSELSLTGALNPDFGQVEVDPAVVNLTAFETFFPEKRPFFVEGADVFAFAQLKAFGQLEDLQPFYSRRIGRSPQVIPSTAEEVEMVVPEQTAIAGAFKLSGRLASGWSVGVLNAIGVEETARFRTGTRDRIQVEPLTNYSVIRAKRELREGETSVGGIATFVNRFDESPATKAALRDRAQLFGLDATHFWQRRSWVFDGYLVGSKVAGTAESLRSTQLSSTHYFQRPDATHVKFDPDRTSLSGIAGAASVTRAAGENWIGSVAFETRSPGFEANDLGFLRRGDVHSLSNYVTYKQDAPRGVLRAWNINAFTGHQWNYGGAVVENGWSLGFGALLSSYWPFGGRITLRPGSLDDELTRGGPIARKPRGIDGVLNFGTDFRQPFALSGGIGLANDRTGGRTRRLDVTLNARPNESARFSIGLNTAHVVSPAQYVTAVPDASETGNFGTSYIFSPLDQRVAGATVRVDWTLTPSLSAQLFAQPLIVAEDYDHSIRLTRSRSFEFAATPSNFAEALDGSTRSLRGNAVVRWEYRPGSTLYLVWQQRRAGSGLTPSLNVARDTRAIFRDVPANVFLLKATYWIGR